In Molothrus aeneus isolate 106 chromosome 13, BPBGC_Maene_1.0, whole genome shotgun sequence, a genomic segment contains:
- the ETFA gene encoding electron transfer flavoprotein subunit alpha, mitochondrial has translation MLRAVAAQRLRRAASVLRRSQSTLVVAEHNNESLSGITLNTITAAKGLGGEVSCLVAGTSCDKVASELSKVQGVAKVLVAQHDVYKGFLAEELTPLIVETHKKFNYTHICAGASAFGKNLIPRVAGKLDVAPVSDIIEIKSPDTFVRTIYAGNIICTVQCDEAVKVFTVRGTSFEAAPASGGSASVEKLTPLPPVGISEWIEQKLTKSDRPELTSAKVVVSGGRGLKSGENFKLLYELADQLHAAVGASRAAVDAGFVPNDLQVGQTGKIVAPELYIAVGISGAIQHLAGMKDSKTIVAINKDPEAPIFQVADYGLVADLFQAVPEMTKLLKKK, from the exons ATGTTGCGGGCGGTGGCGGCGCAGCGGCTGCGGCGGGCG GCGTCGGTGCTGCGGAGGTCGCAGAGCACCTTGGTGGTGGCAGAGCACAACAATGAGTCCCTGTCAGGCATCACCCTCAACACCATCACTGCAGCTAAGGGCTTGGGAGGGGAGGTCTCCTGTCTGGTGGCTGGTACCAGCTGTGACAAG GTAGCATCAGAACTCAGCAAAGTGCAGGGTGTTGCAAAAGTTCTCGTGGCTCAGCATGATGTGTACAAGGGATTTCTAGCAG AGGAGCTGACTCCCTTGATTGTGGAAACTCATAAAAAATTCAATTACACCCACATTTGTGCTGGAGCATCTGCCTTTGGGAAG AATCTTATTCCCAGAGTGGCTGGCAAGCTTGATGTTGCCCCTGTTTCTGACATTATTGAAATTAAGTCCCCAGATACTTTTGTGAGAACTATCTATGCAG GAAATATTATCTGCACTGTGCAGTGTGATGAAGCAGTCAAAGTGTTTACTGTACGGGGAACTTCATTTGAGGCTGCACCAGCgagtggtggcagtgccagtgtAGAAAAGT TGACGCCCCTGCCGCCCGTGGGCATCTCGGAGTGGATCGAGCAGAAGCTGACGAAGAGCGACCGGCCGGAGCTCACCAGTGCCAAGGTGGTCGTGTCAGGGG GGAGGGGCTTGAAGAGTGGTGAAAATTTTAAGTTGTTGTACGAACTTGCGGATCAGTTGCATGCTGCAG TTGGAGCTTCCCGTGCAGCTGTTGATGCTGGCTTTGTTCCTAATGACTTGCAGGTCGGACAGACGGGCAAAATAGTAGCACCA GAACTTTACATTGCTGTGGGAATATCTGGAGCAATCCAACACTTGGCTGGAATGAAAGACAGCAAG ACCATTGTTGCTATTAACAAGGATCCAGAAGCTCCAATTTTCCAAGTGGCAGACTATGGACTGGTAGCAGACTTATTTCAG GCGGTGCCAGAGATGACGAAGCTCCTGAAGAAGAAGTGA